The DNA window CTGCTCAGGAGAGACCCGGCCCTTCCCTGTCTGTTCCCTCCATGCCCAGCCCTCAGCAGGGAGCTCTGACCCGTGGGCTGTCTCTGGTCCCCATGATGGCCTGCTGGGGAGGTCACAGAGGTGGGAAAGGAGGAGAAACAGGCCGTAGACTGCTTATATTTCCCAGGGAGCCCTGAGTTCCAGGCACTGCCAGTTTCTTGGTCCATATTTCATCAGCTCCAAGGCGCCACCTATTTTAAGGTGCTCTGTTGTTTTGTGAACCACCAAGAAAGGAACACTGCCTCCAAGGGAGAGCATTTGGATGTCAGAGATGAACAAAGTATGTCTCAGAAGTGGGTGGTTTCAAGTCATCCTCGTAGCAGCTCCAACCACCTCTGTTGGCCCACTTGCTGGATGGGAAAACAGGCTCAGGGAGCAGAAGGGATACTCCCAAGCCCCGACTGCCAGTGTCTGCAGAGCAGGTGTGCAACCCCAGTTCATGAAGCTCTGTTAAGTGACGGGGGTCCCCCTGCTGGTGGCTTCTCCCAGGCTCCTACGCAGAGTCTCAGGACCGGGGGGCCTCTGGGTCACCAGCTCACTTCTGCCTTAGAAGCTGGTGAATAAGAAGGTTATCTTTCATAAATCTGGCCCCTCTTCTCCCACGGACCAAGATTTCTCGAGCTGCTTCCTGGCCAGCTGGTTTGTTAGCAGCCATCCGCCTTGTTGGCCAAGATGGTTTCTCAGTGTTAGTTTTGCGAGATGCTCTACACTgtactgtccaatatggtagctacTGGCCACTTGTGGGTATtacatttaaatgaatgaaagttaATAAAATTACAAATTGAGTGCCTTGATCACACCACATTTGAAGTGCTCAGTAGTCACATGTGGCCCATATTAGATGGTGCAGATACAGAACTTTTTATCCTAGGATGAGGGGTGCTGTGGAAAAAGCATTTGCCCCTTAGAGAATCTGGTTGTATTTTAAAGGCTCTGACAAGTCCTGCAGTAAGCAACCAGTCTCACTTGGAGCCCAGGACTCCAAATTTACTTGCCCACGAACTGTTTTAACACCTACAAACAGTTCTTTCCTTAAACACATCAAGTGACCTTTCCCCCTGTCCCATGGCGGTCCTGAATATCACCCTTGTTGGGATTCTAACATCTCTCTTCTTGTTTTGTCCCCAGATTGCCTCGGTTCCCCAGTGTTTACTCCTATCAAGGCGGACATAAGTGGCAACATCACCGTATGTACTTGGCCTGGCAGCCCCAGTACCCAGATCAGGATTCTAATCCCACCCTGGTTACCACTGCCCTGCTACCCACTGCAAGCTCCCCAGGCTAAGGAACAGGAGACGTAGAAAACAGGCCTGGCCCCCAGCTCCTCTGACTCAAGGCTCCAGGTtcttggttctccttgcagtcatgccatccagtcaCAGCCAAACTATGATTCACAGTCTGGAGGGCTGACCTGAGAAGGACCTGGCTGGTACTTGGATTCACTCcaccaaacaaaaaataaactccaggGTCCACAGTTGCACTGACCCAGCCCTTCCCTTCCTCAATCCTTAGAGCTCCCCATGGCATCCCCCAACCGCTGACCGCCCCCCCAGCAAGGACCCACCATGAGGCCGGGGCTgtgtcattatccccattttacagacagggaaactgaggcccagagctgtTGAGGGACTCACAGCAAGGAAGTGGCAGAGGTGGGATTCACATCCAAACTTCCTGCCTCTGACTCAGGAGCCTTCTTCCTGTTGGACATCTCTGAATCCTAAGGACCTACTTGTGTTTGTCCACAGAAGCGAAACTTCCGATACTTGGGGTTCAAGGTGCTGTCAGTAGTGGTTGGAGAACGTGGACTCTGGGATCTGGTCAGGGCTGGAACCCGTTCCTACCtgcaccagctgtgtgaccctaagcacatcacttcacctctctgagcctgcttcctcatctgtaattgGCACGACGGCAGGCACGTCAGGGTTGCTGTGGGGATTAGAGAAGGCTGTGGCTGTGAAGCACCGCGTGCATCCAGTGAATGCAGACGGCCTGGGGGTTACTACTGTCGCGACCAGCCCCCATGCCGGTCCTGGCAGGACAGCGAGGCTCTGGTGGGGTGGCAGCTATGGAGGCAGCCTTCCCCAGGGGGAAACCCTGTGTGCTCTGTTCCAGAAAATCAAAGCTGTCTATGACACCAACCCGACCAAGTTCCGGACCCTGCAGAACATCCTGGAGGTGGAGAAGGAGATGTATGGGGCCGAGTGGCCCAAAGTGGGGGCCACGCTGGCACTGATGTGGCTGAAGAGGTGATGGGCTTGGGTGGCGGGGTGTTTGTGTGACCAGGGGGCCAGGGGCCTGCCCTGCAGAGGACGGACAGCCAACCCCGCCACTGCCCCAGGGCGTCCACTCTGACGGGGCAGACGGGCACGTCCGTCTTCCACATAGGCGTTCTTCTTGTGCAGTGCTACTTAGTGACAGAGAAAAAGCACCCTGGGGGCCAAGTTCTGCCTGATGGTGACATTTCCTTGCTGGTTCCAGCCTCACCAGAGGCGTAACAAACCCACAGATACTCCGGCCACTGTGCTAAGCTCTTTAGACACCTGATCATATTTTATGTGCTGTGCGTTAGGTATGATCGTCCCCATATATCCCCATGTCCTAGAGGAGGATGCTGGTGGCTTCTGGGGGGCAATTCATGGGCTCAGGGCACAGGGCCAGGGCTGGGACAGAGTGGCTGAGCACTTGCGCAGGTTGCGCACTGCACAAAGACGTCCTGACTACAACCAGCCAGTCACATCACGCACATGGCAAATTTGTATGTTATGACAGCTTATTGACAGAACCACAGCATCCAGAGAAGAAAGAACTCTAATTCACATAAATTCGacctgtggggtgggggcagggcaccCCGATATGGGACTTGAACTCAGATGGTCTCACCCTAGAGTTAGTTGACAGTGCCTGTGACCATGTTACGCACTGTCCTCGTGGCACATACTTGGAACCGCAGATAGTCATTCCATCTTACGGACGAAGccgctgaggctcagagaggccaggcAGCTCGCTTGCTGAGCTCATGCTGCTCTCTGCCAGCTCCTGGATTCCCTCAGCTATGCAGACTCCACAGTCCCTGGCAGCAGCTACGAAGCCAGGGACCCATTCTCTGCCCCACTGATGTTCCCAACATTGCCCCTTCTCTGGGGCCTGGAGTCAGGAGCCAGGAAAGTCGCACTTTCCCTGGATCCCCATCCCCAGAAGCTAATCCTCACCCCACACTCTCTGTGTActtctttggtgaaatggaaCAGGAAGAGTCTGCTCCCTGGAGGATGTAGTCAGTGTGGGCATCAGTGGGTAGGTGGGCTGTAACTAACACCCTTATGGCCTATTTTATGACTTGTCCACACTGAGCTGCCCTACTCTTGTGTGTCAGCCGGAGAGTCACACACCTGGAATGAGGAATGCCCCCGGGTCCATCCACTGGCAGGTTCTGTAGGTTTCTCAGGAAGAGCCAGGCAGAGAGTGACGTTCAGGTCAGGAAGTAGGTTGTTTGTGTCCAGAGGAGACATGGGCAGAGCCTGGTGACTGGGAGAGCAGATCCTGGTGGATGTCAACAAGTCGAGCACATaatgagcacctgctgtgtgctgtgcCTGGTGCCGGATGCGTGGGATGCTGCTTGGAAAGGCAGGGTCCCTCTTAGGGTATCACAGTCCAGCCCAGGCAGGGGGTCAGGCTGCCGGGCAGGTCACGACAGCAGGATATCAGAACCTGGAGCAGAGAGaaatcagggagggcttcctggaggagggttaCCAATTAGCATCTCCAAGACTGAGCAGCAGGGTCCCAGGAGGAAGAGGCCTtgcaggggtgggagggcaggagaGGTACAGAGTATCTGCCCCTCCAGGAGGATCTGGTCCAGCCAGGGCCCTGGATGCAAGGCGGGAGCAGGGAAAGATGAGGTGGAATTGGTCAAGGATGAATTCCAGCCTCCTTGGGGGTCCTGGGATGCCACGGAGGGGCATCAGCAACGGGGTAAAATGGAGCTTGACAAAGACTCACTCCAGCTCTGGGCAGCGGGAGGATCATAAAGGCTGGGAGAAGCAGGGGCTCAGGAGAGGTGGCCAgtcagggcagggctgggactaGAACCTGAGCGTGGTTCACACTCCAGGCTGATCCCCAGTGATTGAGAGTTGTGATCCAAGCATGGAGGAGTTCCTTCACCTCACAGGTGATAAAgctgaactttattttttcagtcctTGGGCCAAGCGTTTCTGCCCCAAGAACCCCCCAAACTGATCCGCACCCCCTTGCAGGGAGGGAGCAGAGGAGCCCAGTTAGGGAGTGAGACAGGCTGTCACTGTCTAAGATATGAGACTGAGATATGAACTTTTATCTCAGCCTTTGAGGCTTTTGGAGTACCTCTGTATTCCCCTCCGTGAAGTGGGCAGATTGAGCTGAGCTCAGTCTCACCGGACGGACTGAGGGGAGCAGATGAGATGATGTGGAATAAAGGGCTGGCACTGATCTGATTCTAGACTTGGTGGCCTTGCCATGACCCACACCCTGCTCCTGGCTCTTGGAGCATCATCCTACCCCAGAGGAAGGGCTCAAGTGGCCACGGGAGGATGCGGACCACGGCACAGGCAGGGATGGGAGCGGGGAGCCCACAGGATCAGACTCGCTCGTGTTCTCAGCATGGCCCTGGTCTGTGGTCCCTGAGCCCTTTGAGGACCAGAGCTGGGGCTTCAACACTATATTGATTGGCTTCGTCCTGACTCAAGCACGGATGGCCACATGGCCATAGAAATGGGCAAAGCTCGTCCAGACCCTGCCCTCTATAGACTTCACAGCCCAGCAGAGGTCATGGCCGGGGTCAGCCCCAGGCCAGGTGTAGACGAGGTGCTTGCGACACGTGAGGTGATCCCCTGGAAGTGGAGGGGGGGTGGGGTGTCACGTTACACAGAAGCTGGTGTAGACATGACAGCTGAGCGACTGCCCGCTTTGGTATTCCGGGGTCACGGGAAGTGCTTTATTCAGGGTACATCCGGGTCAGGGTACATCCGGGTCTCTGTGCGGTGGGTGGGTGGGCGGGGCCGGCGGGAGCGGGCTGGGCCCTGACACACCCTCTCCTTTCCGGCTGCAGAGGCCTGCGCTTcatccaggtcttcctccagagcaTCTGCGACGGCGAGCGGGATGAGAACCACCCTAACCTCATCCGCGTCAATGCCACCAAGGCCTACGAGATGGCCCTCAAGAAGTACCACGGCTGGATTGTGCAGAAGATCTTCCAGGTGAGCCACCCCGTGGGCGCAGAGGGACCCCTGGTTGTGGGGTTCGCTGTCCGCCACACGCTCCGTCGCTGTGGCCCCCCTGGCCCGTGTCTGTGTTTGCGCTGCCCACCCCAGGCTCAGGAGGGGCTCTCCCCCGTCTGTCTGGGATGAGACTGGTGTGATGAGAGGCCTTTGCTGCACGGTGGGCATTTTCCTAAGTGCTGTGTGGCGGTTCTGAGGAGGGGCCCGATTGGGAGACCATGAGAAGAACCAGGGCAGAGACGAGGCCCTCAGGCTGACTGTGGGCTGACCTCACTGGCCCCTTGGATTCAGCTGGGACCCTGGCactggaggggggtggggaggggaggaagggcccCTGTGCCTACCCACGGGGGTGTCTGCTGAAGGGACACTTGCTCACGAGGCTCTTGGTGACTTGTGTTGGGTGATGGTGACCACAGGCCTTTGGCACCAGCCCAGCTATGGGAGAATCCCACCGGAGAGGCGTCGAGAGCCCACGGGTGCACTGCACACTGTTCTGGTCCCCCTTTCTCCTACAGCACCCCCTGCCCGCCCATCCTCTCTGCGGAGAGAATGGGGCTCTGAGGGCGGGTCTCTGTCCCGCGTGGCACAGGTCATGGGCAGGCAGGGTCAGGCGTCAACTGAATCCAGGCAGGAAATATGGCACCTGTGGGCCATCGGTCCGCCCTGGCAAGGCTGGAGATAGCACCCATCCCGGGCAGGGACTGCAagagccctgcccacccccccagagccttgcctcctgtgaaggCCTCACCACCATAACTGGGTGCCCTAAATGCCTAGCTCAAGGCGGGCCACTTTCACGAGAGGCCCTGTCCTtggctccatttcacagatggggaaagtgaTGCCCCGGACGTTAAGTATCTTGCTAGAGGTCACACAGTAAGAAATTCCTGAGCCAGGATTCCTGAGCTTAGTATCCTCATCTTGCAAATAGACATAAAATAGGCCCTGCCTCACAGGCTCATTGTGAAGAGTCTATGTATTATTCTGTATACAGTGCTTGGTGTGTTGAAGctatttctattttgattttttttttttttaattggaggataattgctttaaatggtgtgttagtttctgctgtacaaggtgAAtcagacatgaaagtgaaagttgctcagttgtgtccgactctttgcgaccccatggactatacagtccatggaattctccaggccagaatactggagtgggtagcctttcccttctccaggggaccctctcaacccagggaccaaacccaggtctctcgcattgcaggcggattctttaccagctgagccacaagggaagcccaagaatactggattgggtagcctatcccttcgccaggggatcttccggacccaggaagtgaactggggtttcctgcattgcaggcggattctttaccaactgagctatcagggaagccaaatcagatataagtatacatatataccctccctcttaaacctccctcccttccactccccccccccattttgatttttaatgatGTTATTATTTGTAATTTCCTCACCTTCTCAAACTTGTAGTCTTAAGCTGTTTTATCCGGTTGCATTGTTTTCCTTCTAGTTCGGAAATGCTATGAATTTCTGGTTCTCTGGCCTTTTCAAGttgtcagggaagccctgaaatttAGGCAAGTGTCGCCCCCTGAAGGTCAAAAGAGGAACAGCACAGATCCACCATCCTCTCCCCGCCCGGCCCCTCAGATAGTGGGTCTCATGAGGAAGCTGTTCACCTTCTCCAGAGCAGGGAACCCACCGGAGGGAAGAGGTCCATCCTCgcagagcacctactgtgtgcctggtgCTGTGCTCAGCACTTGGCACGACCTCCTTAATCCTGACAAGAGCAACCCAGTTGGGTGGGTGccattgttatccccattttacagatgaggaaactgaggctcagagaggctaagtagCTTGCTCAAGGCTCACCGCTAGTCAGCAGTAGAAGCTGGAATTTGAAGCCAGGTCTGTCTGTCCCCAAAGCTTCCTGCTGTCCCTCACCTGGTagaaagggacacacacacaaccccccaCCACCATCACACTTGGCCTTTCCTGTTCAATGCCATGAATAACAACACAGACCTCATGCCCAGTGCGGACCTTGGGGGCATTCAATCCCGGAACCTGACCAGTGGCTGGGCTCTCCCTCCTCTAACACTGTGCCACCCCCTGTCACCCGTCTCAAGGCAGCGCTGTACGCGGCCCCCTATAAGTCCGACTTCCTCAAAGCGCTCTCCAAGGGCCAGAACGTGACGGAGGAGGAATGCCTGGAGAAGATCCGCCTCTTCCTGGTCAATTACACAGCCACCATCGACGTCATCTACGAGATGTATACCAGGATGAACGCTGAGCTCGACTACAAGGTGTAGGCCAGCTTCACAGCAGGTACTCCAGACGGCACAGCCCGGACCGCAGACCCCCTGCAGGGACAGGCAAACCCGAATCACTGTGAATCTGGCTGGCCAGCTGCCCTCTGCCCGTGGCGCGCCCCCAGAGCAGCCTTGAGTCAGGCCAGGGTCCACAGGGGGCCGGCCCTGGTCTTTTAAAAGTCACGTTTGGGATCTGCCCTCCTGGAGCAATAAATAACCGTCACACTTCAGAATCTCCTTTAAATTTCATGACAGTACAGACTGACTTTATGCCTTCATTTCAGTGTggtaaaaatcaattaatatttcTAATAAATCAAGTCCTAGGGTTTTTTGGTCCCCTCCAACCCCCATTCGAAGCATGACTCTGGGGGAAGTGGTGTTAGATCCGTCACTTTGAAAATAGGCACGTGTCTTTCTGAGGAGCTGGCTGAATGATGTTTTGAGTGTTTCAAGGACCATGAGAGGGTTTGATCTGAAATTATACAGGGCCCCTcttgtgggatttttttctttttaaagcagacTGGTGTGTGTCCTCAAGTGGTTTGCACAGCCGGGCCTCCAGCACTGTCGTTAGAGCCTCTCCTACTGTCTTTTGCCAGACAGTGTTTTTATAGCTGAAACCAACCAGCAAGCCTTTGATGACCAAGGGGAGGCTTATTTTAAAGCTATCAGACACAAATAACCAACCGTAGATGACTGCATTTGCATTCTTCTGCATAATTACCTTCTTCAGGGACAGCCTTTCCAACCTAAGCAACTACCTACCATGTGTATTCTTTTGAGGGGGAGAGGATGAACCCACGAACACGCCTTACTGCCTTAACTGTCCTTCCTGGCTCTAAAAAGAATTGTCTTTTTAAAGTGTCGGGATGACCAAAGCAACCCACAAAGAATTGATGTATGTTTAAAAACCCAGTGAGGAACAATTGGTGATTTTTATTCAGAAACTAAATAATCCTTAATAAATAAATCTCTATTTTGGAATCACATTGGTGTGCTGTTttgattcttgatttttttttttttttccttgttttttctgGATCAAAGGATACAACTGGGGACCAGCCAAGGACTTGCTTTTTAGTCTCTGGGTCCTATTTTCT is part of the Bubalus kerabau isolate K-KA32 ecotype Philippines breed swamp buffalo chromosome 16, PCC_UOA_SB_1v2, whole genome shotgun sequence genome and encodes:
- the GLTP gene encoding glycolipid transfer protein isoform X3: MALLAEHLLRPLPADKQIETGPFLEAVSHLPPFFDCLGSPVFTPIKADISGNITKIKAVYDTNPTKFRTLQNILEVEKEMYGAEWPKVGATLALMWLKRGLRFIQVFLQSICDGERDENHPNLIRVNATKAYEMALKKYHGWIVQKIFQRCTRPPISPTSSKRSPRART
- the GLTP gene encoding glycolipid transfer protein isoform X2 encodes the protein MALLAEHLLRPLPADKQIETGPFLEAVSHLPPFFDCLGSPVFTPIKADISGNITKIKAVYDTNPTKFRTLQNILEVEKEMYGAEWPKVGATLALMWLKRGLRFIQVFLQSICDGERDENHPNLIRVNATKAYEMALKKYHGWIVQKIFQAALYAAPYKSDFLKALSKGQNVTEEECLEKIRLFLVNYTATIDVIYEMYTRMNAELDYKV
- the GLTP gene encoding glycolipid transfer protein isoform X1, with the protein product MALLAEHLLRPLPADKQIETGPFLEAVSHLPPFFDCLGSPVFTPIKADISGNITKIKAVYDTNPTKFRTLQNILEVEKEMYGAEWPKVGATLALMWLKRGLRFIQVFLQSICDGERDENHPNLIRVNATKAYEMALKKYHGWIVQKIFQADSLPAEPQGKPKNTGLGSLSLRQGIFRTQEVNWGFLHCRRILYQLSYQGSQIRYKYTYIPSLLNLPPFHSPPPF